One window from the genome of Diospyros lotus cultivar Yz01 chromosome 11, ASM1463336v1, whole genome shotgun sequence encodes:
- the LOC127813341 gene encoding protein LURP-one-related 3-like yields the protein MAAVHPDHHHHQTPSSSSTTAASSYMTCRRETFTVWMKSLVFHGNGCTVFDSSGAIVYRIDNYDKKSGGSEVYLMDLRGKVLFSVRRKKLGPFRRWSGYRWSGSRVMEERPLFDVRRYCNILKRDVVCHVSLGTGKARACGYTIQGLAGKLEFKLTDSHGGLVAEVRKKQLSSGLVLGEDVLSLVVEPQTDHSLVMALVTVYGIMADKI from the exons ATGGCTGCAGTTCATCccgatcatcatcatcatcagacACCTAGCAGTAGCAGCACCACCGCCGCTTCTTCCTACATGACTTGCAGAAGAGAAACATTCACCGTATGGATGAAATCTCTTGTCTTTCACGGAAATGGCTGCACCGTCTTCGATTCAAGCGGCGCGATCGTATACCGAATCGACAACTACGACAAGAAGAGCGGCGGGAGCGAGGTCTATCTCATGGATCTCCGAGGCAAAGTCCTCTTCTCTGTGCGACGAAAG AAACTCGGACCGTTCCGGCGTTGGAGCGGGTACAGATGGAGCGGGTCGAGAGTGATGGAGGAGAGGCCGCTGTTTGACGTGAGAAGATACTGCAATATTCTCAAGAGAGACGTGGTTTGCCATGTCAGTTTGGGGACTGGTAAAGCTAGGGCCTGCGGCTACACAATACAGGGATTGGCTGGAAAATTAGAGTTCAAGCTTACAGATAGCCATGGAGGACTTGTTGCCGAG gtgAGGAAAAAGCAATTATCGTCAGGGCTTGTGCTGGGAGAAGATGTTCTAAGCTTAGTGGTAGAACCCCAAACAGATCATTCCCTTGTGATGGCTCTTGTAACTGTCTATGGCATAATGGCAGATAAGATATGA